One window of the Tetragenococcus koreensis genome contains the following:
- a CDS encoding dihydroorotate oxidase, translated as MFETFFKNYTFQSPLMNASGVHCMTIEELDEMADSKAGTFVTKSVTRQKRQGNPEPRYYGTPLGSINSMGLPNLGFDYYLDYVSKRQKTVSQPIFFSVASMSMEENIETLKKLEDSDFQGFTELNLSCPNVAGKPQVAYDFDLTENILTEVFSFFTKPLGVKLPPYFDIAHFDQMATILNQFPLAFVNSINSVGNGLIIDPEKEQVVIKPKEGFGGIGGQYIKPVALANVRAFYTRLNPSIQIIGTGGIVSGQDAFEHLLCGASMLQIGTQLYKEGTSVFARILAELEVIMEAKGYTNIEQFRGKLKTIEE; from the coding sequence ATGTTTGAAACTTTTTTCAAAAATTATACATTTCAATCTCCTTTGATGAACGCTTCTGGCGTTCATTGCATGACCATTGAGGAACTAGATGAAATGGCAGATTCAAAAGCGGGAACTTTTGTAACAAAAAGCGTGACTAGACAAAAAAGACAAGGAAATCCAGAACCAAGATACTATGGAACACCTTTAGGCAGTATCAATTCTATGGGATTACCTAACTTAGGGTTTGATTACTATCTCGATTACGTTAGCAAGCGACAAAAAACGGTGTCTCAACCTATTTTTTTCTCGGTAGCTAGTATGAGTATGGAAGAAAATATTGAAACATTAAAGAAGCTTGAGGACAGTGATTTTCAAGGGTTTACAGAATTGAATTTATCTTGTCCCAATGTTGCAGGTAAACCTCAAGTAGCTTACGATTTTGACTTAACAGAAAATATTTTAACTGAAGTGTTCTCCTTTTTTACTAAACCATTAGGAGTTAAACTACCACCGTATTTTGACATTGCACACTTTGATCAAATGGCAACCATTTTAAACCAATTTCCACTAGCTTTTGTTAATTCAATTAATTCTGTTGGTAATGGATTGATTATTGATCCAGAAAAAGAACAGGTAGTCATTAAACCTAAAGAAGGGTTCGGTGGCATTGGCGGACAATATATTAAACCTGTCGCATTGGCAAATGTACGTGCTTTTTATACTCGTTTAAATCCGTCTATCCAAATCATTGGTACTGGAGGAATCGTTTCTGGACAAGATGCCTTTGAACATCTTTTATGCGGTGCTTCGATGTTGCAAATAGGAACACAATTATATAAAGAAGGGACTTCGGTTTTTGCTAGAATTCTTGCTGAGTTAGAAGTTATCATGGAAGCAAAAGGATATACCAATATCGAACAATTTCGAGGAAAATTAAAAACAATTGAAGAGTAG
- a CDS encoding metal-sulfur cluster assembly factor yields MSKPRTEEEVNEIKGNILMALETVIDPELGIDIVNLGLIYEVDFDGETGETEIKMTLTTMGCPLADILTESIYDALQEVPEVSHVDVKLVWYPAWTTDKMSRYARIALGIR; encoded by the coding sequence ATGAGTAAGCCAAGAACGGAAGAAGAAGTTAATGAGATCAAAGGCAACATCTTGATGGCACTAGAAACCGTTATTGATCCAGAATTAGGAATTGATATCGTAAATTTAGGCTTAATCTATGAAGTTGATTTTGACGGCGAAACTGGAGAGACAGAAATCAAAATGACACTGACGACTATGGGTTGTCCTTTAGCTGACATATTAACTGAGTCGATCTACGATGCTTTACAAGAAGTACCAGAAGTTAGCCATGTCGACGTAAAGCTTGTTTGGTACCCAGCTTGGACCACGGATAAAATGAGCCGCTATGCACGAATTGCGTTGGGAATAAGATAG
- a CDS encoding DUF4153 domain-containing protein: MKVISRIQKRLEIISTAVWRFWFPTTAFAMTTIFALITIEGEGKQEEIVASVVAGLLGICMQLFIERLQIKQLSQKAVIYFMGLMASFGYYFYLQANTLNNYPTEVRTAILFLILLAAVVWIPSIKQSFVAFSKSLFLFIKAHFTALLSALVLMLGIYAVIGTYSFLISGINNRIYEWIAAIVWCGFFPLYFLSLLPVFPIKEEKENENYQKAVHMPKFFEVLLSYIIIPVILAYTMILILYIVKNITGSFWEDELLEPLLNGYIIAGWSTLYLIETISNKMVQFFQKYFPILLLIVTLFQTTATIFTIQRFGITDGRYFISLLLLFSFISSVLYIFKSMKIRITPLLLLALTIISILPGIGAVPVGNFSQSQQLDNVLAENNMLENNQIHPSESISNQDKEKIVKSVQYLRKTEYLNNISYLPNSSLYGNEFSEVFGFKPYRYDKNNDVEQPSRQFFVEMTNDSTQEFNVEKADIMVPLQISDGTFIPDNKDQLAMTYNKEKYHLVWDETVDANTVLHLSDEADQTLINFDLTFLRKLKKLTEDWNSETLPAKELIFETENKNVKLTLAITSLRVEENTPIEGEFYLFITFKS, encoded by the coding sequence ATGAAAGTAATCAGTCGAATACAAAAACGTTTAGAAATTATTTCGACAGCAGTTTGGCGTTTTTGGTTTCCAACGACTGCTTTTGCAATGACAACGATTTTCGCACTAATTACTATCGAAGGGGAGGGAAAGCAAGAAGAAATTGTAGCAAGTGTCGTTGCCGGATTATTAGGTATTTGTATGCAATTGTTCATTGAACGTTTACAGATTAAACAGTTATCACAAAAAGCAGTCATTTATTTTATGGGCTTAATGGCTTCGTTTGGCTATTACTTTTATCTGCAAGCAAATACGTTGAATAATTACCCAACAGAAGTCCGCACAGCTATTCTATTTTTAATTCTATTGGCTGCTGTCGTTTGGATACCAAGTATCAAACAGTCATTCGTTGCGTTTTCAAAAAGTTTGTTTCTCTTTATAAAAGCTCATTTCACTGCTCTTTTATCAGCACTTGTACTGATGCTTGGTATATACGCTGTAATAGGGACATATAGTTTTTTGATTAGCGGAATTAATAATAGAATTTATGAATGGATCGCTGCTATTGTTTGGTGTGGGTTCTTTCCTCTTTATTTTCTTTCACTTTTGCCAGTATTTCCGATAAAAGAAGAGAAGGAAAATGAGAACTACCAAAAAGCCGTTCACATGCCAAAGTTTTTTGAAGTGTTATTATCTTATATCATAATTCCTGTGATTCTTGCTTATACAATGATCCTTATATTGTATATTGTAAAAAATATTACCGGCAGCTTTTGGGAAGATGAATTATTAGAGCCCTTGTTAAACGGTTATATTATTGCAGGTTGGTCAACCCTGTATTTAATTGAGACCATTTCCAACAAGATGGTCCAATTTTTTCAAAAATATTTTCCAATATTGCTTTTGATTGTGACACTTTTTCAAACGACAGCAACTATTTTTACAATACAACGCTTCGGTATAACTGATGGCCGCTACTTTATTAGCTTACTATTGCTTTTTTCATTTATTTCCAGTGTTTTGTATATCTTTAAGTCAATGAAAATACGTATTACTCCTTTATTGCTACTTGCGTTGACCATCATATCGATCCTGCCAGGAATTGGCGCTGTACCCGTCGGAAATTTTAGTCAATCTCAACAATTAGATAATGTACTAGCAGAAAATAATATGTTGGAAAATAACCAAATTCACCCTAGTGAGTCGATCTCAAATCAAGACAAAGAAAAAATTGTCAAAAGTGTTCAATACTTAAGAAAAACCGAGTATCTTAACAACATTTCTTATTTGCCAAATTCGAGTTTATATGGGAACGAATTTTCTGAAGTTTTTGGTTTTAAACCATATCGTTATGATAAAAATAATGACGTTGAACAACCCTCAAGGCAGTTTTTTGTAGAGATGACTAATGATTCTACGCAAGAGTTTAACGTAGAAAAAGCTGATATAATGGTTCCGCTACAAATATCTGACGGGACGTTTATCCCTGATAACAAAGATCAACTAGCAATGACGTATAACAAGGAAAAATATCATTTGGTCTGGGACGAAACAGTAGACGCAAATACCGTCTTACATTTATCTGATGAAGCTGATCAAACACTAATTAATTTTGATCTGACTTTCTTGCGTAAACTTAAAAAGTTAACTGAAGATTGGAATAGTGAGACACTGCCGGCTAAAGAATTAATCTTTGAAACAGAAAATAAAAACGTCAAGCTAACTTTAGCAATAACCTCATTACGGGTGGAAGAAAATACGCCCATCGAAGGTGAATTTTACCTCTTTATTACTTTTAAGAGTTAA
- a CDS encoding ATP-dependent DNA helicase has translation MLQGKISVRNLVEFILRRGNLDNQKTTSTHTAQEGARIHRKLQKAAGETYQKEVFLKEEATVENDKIIVEGRADGIFKEDELWIVDEIKTSEVRFEDLEESQIEMYYYQAMVYAYIYCLQNDLSKIQVQLTYYQTTEEQTTRKRRSYDWSFLKDFFDNLMKEYHKWLVFQADWRRERNTTLTKLKFPYEEFRRGQRELATAAYKTLRTQQELFVEAPTGVGKTISTLFPAFKALGEDRADRIFYLTAKTITRQVAEDALDALAAEGAQVKSITITAKDKIRFVEENESNPADNPYTIGYYDRINEALWDILHSENQITRSVIEAYAKKHVLDPFELSLDVSLFCDVIIVDYNYLFDPTVYLRRFFEDNNEDYYFLVDEAHNLVNRSREMYSASIYRQSFKNVLKSFSKNDKKIQKSLRKIEEEFASIEDTAAEAGWTFHHQSASAETLIKLLFRFSELTKEWLAANPESLEQEKVLDLYFEVLHFLKINDFYDDTYETTIEIMYNDLKIRQFCMSPAPFLADTLNKGRASLLFSASLTPLTYYQEVLGGNREALRYRLPSPFPEKNQQVFIADYIQTTYKQRSNSYRPIAQTIADAVYAKKGNYLVFFPSYKYLDDCYQTFHQLFPDIDVVIQDTQMNEQEREDFLAKFNAEAKHSLVGFCVLGGIFSEGIDLKGPRLIGSIIVGVGLPQMNHEQELIKEYFDEKKGRGFEYAYQLPGMNKVLQAAGRVIRDARDKGIILLLDQRFTTQQYRRLFPAHWQQAKVCHRPEQLKKEINAFWDRFN, from the coding sequence ATGCTTCAAGGGAAAATTTCCGTACGAAACCTTGTTGAATTCATTTTACGAAGAGGAAATCTCGATAATCAGAAAACGACCAGTACCCATACAGCACAAGAAGGAGCCCGGATTCATCGTAAGCTACAAAAAGCTGCAGGTGAAACATATCAAAAAGAAGTTTTCCTAAAAGAAGAAGCAACCGTTGAAAACGATAAAATTATTGTTGAAGGTCGCGCAGATGGGATTTTTAAAGAAGACGAATTATGGATTGTTGATGAAATTAAAACCTCAGAAGTACGTTTCGAAGATTTAGAAGAATCTCAAATTGAAATGTATTACTATCAAGCAATGGTATATGCATATATTTACTGTTTACAAAATGATTTATCAAAGATTCAAGTGCAACTGACTTATTACCAAACAACTGAAGAACAAACCACTCGAAAAAGACGTTCTTATGATTGGAGTTTTTTAAAAGATTTCTTTGATAATTTAATGAAAGAGTATCATAAGTGGTTAGTTTTCCAAGCAGATTGGCGCAGGGAGCGTAATACAACATTAACGAAATTAAAATTTCCCTATGAAGAATTTCGTAGAGGACAACGAGAATTGGCTACAGCAGCCTATAAAACTTTACGTACTCAACAAGAGTTATTTGTTGAAGCGCCCACAGGCGTTGGTAAGACGATATCTACGCTTTTTCCAGCGTTTAAAGCATTAGGAGAAGACCGCGCTGATCGGATTTTTTATTTAACAGCTAAAACAATTACACGTCAAGTAGCTGAAGATGCATTGGATGCTTTAGCTGCTGAAGGAGCTCAAGTTAAGAGTATTACGATTACCGCTAAAGATAAAATTCGTTTTGTAGAAGAAAATGAAAGCAATCCGGCTGACAATCCTTATACTATAGGTTATTATGATCGAATTAATGAAGCGTTGTGGGATATTTTACATAGCGAAAACCAAATAACACGCTCGGTAATCGAAGCTTACGCAAAAAAGCATGTACTCGATCCCTTTGAATTATCACTTGACGTTAGTCTTTTTTGTGACGTTATTATTGTTGACTATAATTATTTATTTGATCCCACCGTGTATTTACGACGTTTTTTTGAAGACAATAATGAAGACTACTACTTTTTAGTTGATGAAGCGCATAATTTGGTAAATCGTTCGCGAGAAATGTATTCAGCTTCTATTTATCGTCAGTCTTTTAAAAACGTTTTAAAAAGTTTTTCTAAAAACGATAAAAAGATTCAAAAAAGTCTGCGCAAGATTGAAGAAGAATTCGCGTCCATTGAAGATACTGCCGCAGAAGCGGGATGGACATTCCATCACCAAAGTGCATCGGCCGAAACGCTAATTAAGCTACTATTCCGTTTTAGCGAGTTAACTAAGGAATGGCTGGCAGCTAATCCTGAAAGTCTAGAGCAAGAAAAAGTATTAGATCTTTATTTTGAAGTTTTACACTTTTTAAAAATCAATGATTTTTATGATGATACTTATGAAACGACAATTGAAATTATGTACAACGATTTAAAAATTCGGCAATTCTGTATGTCACCAGCTCCTTTTTTAGCTGATACCCTTAATAAGGGAAGAGCAAGTTTACTTTTTTCTGCTAGTTTGACGCCTTTAACCTATTATCAAGAAGTGTTAGGAGGAAATCGGGAAGCATTACGTTACCGCTTGCCTAGCCCTTTTCCAGAAAAGAACCAGCAAGTATTTATTGCTGACTATATCCAAACCACTTATAAACAAAGGAGTAACAGTTACCGACCAATCGCCCAAACGATAGCAGACGCCGTTTACGCGAAAAAGGGAAATTATTTAGTATTTTTTCCATCTTATAAGTACTTAGATGATTGTTACCAAACCTTTCATCAGCTATTTCCCGATATAGATGTCGTTATCCAAGATACTCAAATGAACGAACAGGAGCGAGAAGATTTTTTAGCAAAATTTAATGCAGAAGCCAAACATTCTTTAGTTGGATTTTGTGTACTAGGTGGAATATTTTCAGAAGGAATTGATTTAAAAGGGCCTCGCTTGATTGGCAGTATCATCGTTGGAGTTGGTTTACCACAAATGAACCATGAGCAAGAATTAATCAAAGAATATTTTGATGAGAAAAAAGGTAGAGGATTTGAATATGCTTATCAACTGCCAGGAATGAATAAAGTCTTACAAGCTGCTGGCCGTGTTATTCGTGATGCGAGGGACAAAGGGATTATCTTGTTATTAGATCAGCGTTTTACCACCCAACAATATCGTCGTTTATTTCCTGCTCATTGGCAACAAGCAAAAGTTTGTCATCGTCCTGAACAGTTAAAAAAGGAAATCAATGCTTTCTGGGATAGATTCAATTGA
- a CDS encoding MBL fold metallo-hydrolase, protein MHVVRLVTGDIEENCYLVWQDQSLLIIDPGANASVIQQQIEQTRATPIAILLTHAHYDHIGAVDDIRDEYQIPVYINPLEIEWLQHPVFNLSERFPKDKQVIVRPADYKLELRDYTLGDMSFKVVPTPGHSIGSVSFIFDDFVVSGDTLFNGSIGRTDLHTGDFEQLLESIKTQLFTLPDDYNVYPGHGLSTTIGYEKAMNPFFIN, encoded by the coding sequence ATGCATGTAGTACGGTTGGTAACAGGCGACATTGAGGAAAACTGTTATCTTGTGTGGCAAGACCAATCACTTTTAATTATTGATCCAGGTGCTAATGCTTCTGTTATTCAACAACAAATTGAACAAACTAGAGCTACACCTATTGCAATTTTATTAACCCATGCTCATTATGATCATATTGGAGCTGTTGACGATATACGTGATGAGTATCAAATTCCAGTTTATATTAACCCACTAGAAATCGAATGGTTACAGCATCCTGTATTTAACTTATCAGAAAGATTCCCCAAAGATAAGCAAGTTATTGTGCGACCAGCAGATTATAAATTAGAACTGCGGGATTATACGTTAGGCGACATGTCGTTTAAAGTCGTTCCCACCCCTGGCCATTCGATTGGTAGTGTGAGCTTTATTTTTGACGATTTTGTGGTTTCTGGAGATACTTTATTTAATGGCAGTATTGGTCGAACAGATCTGCATACGGGTGATTTTGAACAGCTACTTGAAAGTATAAAAACGCAGTTGTTTACTTTGCCTGATGATTATAACGTTTATCCAGGACACGGACTGTCAACTACGATCGGATATGAAAAAGCAATGAATCCTTTCTTCATAAATTAA
- a CDS encoding histidine phosphatase family protein: MAKTELYVVRHGKTMFNTVQRVQGWCDTPLTKTGAEGIRYLGLALKDTDFKEAYASDSGRAIETARIILGENSRGPQIPFRVDKRIREWCFGSLEGGYDAEMWGVVPRVLNFKNYDEMIDKETTFKEICEAIYDADTANWAETYDELSYRVHTGFEDIAHRVEKNGGGKALVVSHGLTISFLLNLINEESDVRMDLANGSVTHLTYENGEFSCQEVGSTAYIEKGKEIAQAH, translated from the coding sequence ATGGCAAAAACAGAATTATATGTAGTAAGACACGGTAAAACAATGTTTAATACAGTACAACGGGTGCAAGGTTGGTGTGATACCCCGCTAACAAAAACTGGCGCAGAAGGCATACGTTACTTAGGGTTGGCTCTTAAAGATACTGATTTTAAAGAAGCCTATGCGAGTGATTCCGGACGTGCTATTGAAACTGCAAGAATTATTTTAGGAGAAAATTCTCGCGGACCCCAAATTCCTTTTCGTGTAGATAAACGTATACGTGAGTGGTGCTTTGGTTCTTTGGAAGGCGGCTATGACGCTGAAATGTGGGGAGTTGTTCCTAGAGTCTTAAATTTCAAAAATTATGATGAAATGATTGATAAAGAAACCACTTTTAAAGAAATCTGCGAAGCAATCTATGATGCAGACACAGCAAATTGGGCAGAAACTTACGATGAATTAAGCTATCGCGTGCATACTGGTTTTGAAGATATTGCTCACCGCGTAGAAAAAAATGGAGGTGGCAAAGCGCTGGTCGTCTCCCATGGTTTGACAATTTCCTTTTTATTAAATTTAATTAATGAAGAAAGCGACGTTCGGATGGATTTAGCAAATGGTTCTGTGACGCATTTGACCTACGAAAATGGTGAGTTTAGTTGCCAAGAAGTTGGTTCAACCGCCTATATTGAAAAAGGGAAAGAAATTGCTCAAGCACATTAA
- a CDS encoding undecaprenyl-diphosphate phosphatase: MFFTNIIKAIILGIIEGITEWLPISSTGHLILADEFIRLEASEAFMTMFNVVIQLGAILAVVVLYFNKLNPFASNKNTVQKNETWQLWFKVIVAIIPSGIIGVLLDDWLDANFHAFLPVAIVLIVYGVAFILVEKRNQNRQPKVAQLNQITYKFALIVGMFQVLSLVPGTSRSGATILGAIIIGGSRFVSTEFSFFLGIPTMFGASFIKILKFIGTGNSFDFPGTVVLLVGTVISFIVSILAIKFLMNYIKKNDFTAFGWYRIVLGVILILYWGIAM; encoded by the coding sequence ATGTTTTTTACAAATATTATTAAAGCTATTATTTTAGGGATCATTGAAGGAATCACAGAGTGGTTACCTATTAGCAGTACAGGGCATCTTATTTTAGCTGACGAATTTATTCGCTTAGAAGCAAGCGAAGCATTTATGACAATGTTTAATGTTGTGATCCAATTAGGCGCTATTTTAGCTGTAGTCGTTTTATATTTTAATAAGCTAAATCCATTTGCTTCAAATAAGAACACGGTTCAAAAAAATGAGACGTGGCAGTTATGGTTTAAAGTAATCGTCGCTATCATCCCTTCAGGTATTATTGGAGTTCTTTTAGATGATTGGTTGGATGCTAATTTTCATGCATTTTTACCAGTAGCTATCGTACTAATTGTTTATGGGGTTGCCTTTATTCTCGTGGAAAAAAGAAATCAAAATAGACAGCCGAAAGTTGCGCAATTAAACCAAATTACCTATAAGTTTGCTTTAATTGTCGGTATGTTTCAAGTTCTTTCTTTAGTTCCCGGAACATCTAGATCTGGCGCTACCATCTTAGGTGCAATTATAATTGGGGGTTCACGATTTGTTTCAACGGAATTTTCCTTTTTCTTAGGAATTCCTACCATGTTTGGCGCTAGCTTTATTAAGATTCTAAAATTCATTGGTACTGGAAATAGCTTTGACTTTCCTGGCACTGTTGTTTTATTAGTAGGAACAGTTATTTCCTTTATTGTCTCGATCTTGGCTATTAAATTCTTAATGAATTACATTAAGAAAAATGATTTCACTGCATTTGGCTGGTATCGCATTGTTTTAGGAGTGATCTTGATCCTTTACTGGGGAATCGCTATGTAA
- a CDS encoding DUF47 domain-containing protein, which yields MGRKKQYNYFKKMTQLAENVHVAAEILEEIVDNYSTDNFAEKAEKIHEVEKKSDHIVEELTNELYDAFITPIEREDILVVSERLDDILDGINAMTYLFENLVITEMRAETDKFAALVTKAAKGVHEAMKEFPKFKNSKTLKELISDVNEVESQGDRLYSRLKKRLFSEEQDVLEIVKWKEIYDEFELIINYNEDAVDLIDGMTIKNT from the coding sequence GTGGGAAGAAAAAAACAATATAACTATTTTAAGAAAATGACGCAGCTTGCTGAAAATGTACATGTCGCAGCAGAGATCTTAGAAGAAATCGTGGATAATTACTCCACTGACAATTTTGCGGAAAAGGCGGAAAAAATCCACGAAGTTGAAAAAAAAAGTGATCATATAGTTGAAGAATTAACCAACGAGTTATATGATGCCTTTATTACACCTATTGAACGTGAAGATATTCTAGTGGTTTCTGAGCGTTTAGATGACATTTTAGATGGAATTAATGCAATGACGTATTTGTTTGAAAATCTCGTGATTACCGAAATGCGCGCAGAAACAGATAAATTTGCCGCCTTAGTCACAAAAGCAGCTAAAGGTGTGCATGAGGCAATGAAAGAATTTCCTAAATTTAAAAATTCTAAGACTTTAAAAGAATTGATCTCTGATGTTAATGAAGTTGAATCACAAGGGGATCGTTTGTACAGTCGTTTAAAGAAACGTTTATTTAGTGAAGAACAAGACGTTCTAGAAATTGTAAAATGGAAAGAAATTTACGATGAATTTGAATTAATTATAAACTATAATGAAGATGCTGTAGATTTGATTGATGGCATGACAATTAAAAATACTTGA
- a CDS encoding inorganic phosphate transporter — protein MSVALVVTVTLVMGVVFVNGWTDAPNAIATAVSTKVLKPNTAIGIAVVMNFMGALIMTFFNAQVAETISNIVSFEAQGQMGVAQIALAASLFSIVVWAVSAWYFGIPTSESHALIAGLTGSAMALGGLDAVNGQEWTKVIIGLVLSTILGFGGGYLVTKLITFLFRDASRRKANKFFTWGQAVSAAANAFLHGAQDGQKFMGVFMLGLYYNGLAEKTGNGFVIPIWVMALCSLTMGVGTSIGGMRIIKSVGMDMVKLETYQGFSADLSAAICLFFASIFGIPVSTTHTKTTAIMGVGASKRMSSVDWSIVKEMISAWLLTFPGCGLIAYIMAKLFVAIF, from the coding sequence TTGAGCGTTGCATTAGTGGTTACAGTTACGCTTGTTATGGGCGTTGTCTTTGTAAATGGTTGGACTGACGCACCCAATGCGATTGCCACAGCCGTATCAACTAAAGTATTAAAACCAAATACAGCTATTGGAATTGCAGTTGTGATGAACTTTATGGGCGCGTTAATAATGACCTTTTTTAATGCGCAAGTAGCAGAAACAATTAGTAACATTGTATCTTTTGAAGCGCAAGGACAAATGGGCGTTGCCCAAATTGCCTTAGCAGCCTCGTTGTTTTCTATTGTAGTTTGGGCCGTAAGTGCCTGGTATTTTGGCATACCAACGAGCGAATCGCATGCGTTAATCGCAGGTTTGACTGGCTCTGCTATGGCCTTAGGTGGTCTAGACGCAGTTAATGGGCAAGAGTGGACAAAGGTCATTATTGGCTTAGTTTTATCAACTATTTTGGGGTTTGGTGGAGGCTATCTTGTCACTAAGTTAATAACTTTTTTATTTCGTGATGCTTCTAGAAGAAAGGCTAATAAATTTTTTACTTGGGGACAAGCCGTTTCAGCTGCTGCCAATGCTTTTTTACATGGGGCACAAGACGGGCAAAAATTTATGGGCGTTTTTATGCTGGGTTTATATTATAATGGCTTAGCTGAAAAAACAGGTAATGGCTTTGTTATCCCAATTTGGGTTATGGCGCTTTGCTCGCTTACTATGGGCGTTGGTACTTCAATTGGTGGCATGCGGATCATCAAATCAGTAGGGATGGACATGGTAAAACTTGAAACTTATCAGGGTTTTAGCGCTGACTTAAGTGCAGCAATTTGCTTATTTTTCGCCTCTATTTTTGGTATTCCAGTTTCTACAACACATACAAAAACAACAGCGATCATGGGCGTGGGTGCTTCTAAACGCATGTCAAGCGTAGATTGGTCGATTGTAAAAGAAATGATTTCAGCTTGGCTATTGACATTTCCAGGTTGTGGTCTGATTGCTTATATCATGGCCAAACTTTTCGTGGCAATTTTTTAA
- the rpsT gene encoding 30S ribosomal protein S20, with protein sequence MPQIKGAIKRVRQNEKVTPKNSAQVSAMRTAIKHAEQAAKENSDNKEALFNDAVRAIDMAESKGLVHKNKAARDKSRLSKVVAK encoded by the coding sequence ATGCCACAAATTAAAGGTGCAATTAAACGAGTTCGCCAAAATGAAAAAGTTACTCCTAAAAATTCAGCTCAAGTAAGCGCAATGCGTACTGCTATTAAACATGCTGAACAAGCTGCCAAAGAAAATTCTGATAATAAAGAAGCGTTGTTTAACGATGCTGTAAGAGCAATCGACATGGCTGAATCAAAAGGTTTAGTTCATAAAAACAAAGCTGCCCGTGATAAATCACGTTTGAGCAAAGTTGTCGCAAAATAA
- the holA gene encoding DNA polymerase III subunit delta: MNVQNALQAIHDQKFQSTYLVLGTEEYLQKQIRQAFIESLQLDVDDLNFAEFDMEEDPVDAILDEAESMPFFGDYRLIFVENPFILTAEKKANAPEHDVERLISYLKNPVDSTILVFFAEYVKLDERKKVSKQFKKYAEVIDVEPMNEAQVRRFLQQTLDNDQISMDRNAFELFIRLTDANLTKVMRELQKLQLFAAKTKHISQKDVEELVPKSLEDNVFDLTNYVLQGKTAEALQLYEDLHIQGEETIKINAILISQIRIYLQTAILLNMGYQQGNITRSLNVHPYRVKLAIQQVRKMNIKTLTQLYDELIENDYKIKTGQMDKEFLFQLFLLKTA; encoded by the coding sequence ATGAATGTTCAGAATGCTTTACAAGCAATCCATGACCAAAAATTTCAATCAACCTATCTGGTTTTGGGGACAGAGGAATATTTACAAAAGCAAATTCGTCAAGCTTTTATTGAAAGCTTGCAGCTGGATGTTGATGACTTAAATTTTGCCGAATTTGATATGGAAGAAGACCCAGTGGATGCAATTCTTGACGAAGCTGAATCCATGCCCTTTTTTGGTGACTATCGTTTGATTTTTGTTGAAAATCCGTTTATTTTAACTGCCGAAAAAAAGGCAAACGCACCTGAGCATGATGTAGAGCGACTTATATCCTATTTAAAAAATCCTGTGGATTCAACAATTCTGGTGTTTTTCGCTGAGTATGTAAAGCTCGATGAACGTAAGAAAGTTTCTAAACAATTTAAAAAGTATGCCGAAGTTATCGATGTAGAACCGATGAACGAAGCACAAGTACGTCGCTTTTTACAACAGACGCTAGATAATGATCAAATCAGTATGGATCGGAATGCTTTTGAACTGTTTATTCGTCTGACAGACGCGAACTTAACGAAAGTAATGAGAGAGCTACAAAAACTTCAACTATTTGCAGCAAAAACAAAGCATATCAGTCAAAAAGACGTAGAGGAACTCGTACCAAAGTCATTAGAAGATAATGTATTTGATTTGACGAATTATGTATTGCAAGGCAAAACGGCAGAAGCTTTGCAGTTATATGAAGATCTGCATATACAAGGGGAAGAGACCATCAAAATTAATGCCATTTTGATTAGTCAGATACGAATTTACTTGCAAACAGCTATCTTATTGAATATGGGGTATCAGCAAGGTAATATTACCCGCAGCTTAAACGTTCATCCTTACCGGGTTAAACTAGCTATTCAGCAAGTTCGTAAGATGAATATTAAAACTTTAACGCAGTTATATGATGAGTTAATCGAAAATGATTATAAAATAAAAACAGGACAAATGGATAAAGAATTCTTATTTCAGCTATTTCTTTTAAAAACAGCATAA